A portion of the Streptomyces platensis genome contains these proteins:
- a CDS encoding bifunctional RNase H/acid phosphatase encodes MARTLIVEADGGSRGNPGPAGYGAVVLDPETGEALAEAAEFIGTATNNVAEYKGLVAGLRAAHALDPRACVQVRMDSKLVVEQMSGRWQIKHPDMKPLAAEARSVFPPGQVTYEWIPRAQNKHADRLANEAMDAGKIGKQWEPGNSKAALAATAAPARSAAARAADEAAESAEAADAAPSAPAAGWGAPDLGPPATFVLLRHGETALTPEKRFSGSGGTDPELSAAGRRQAEATATALAARGSVQAVVSSPLRRCRETAQAVAARLGLEVRIEEGLRETDFGAWEGLTFAEVRERFPEDLDAWLGSARVAPTGGGESFATVARRVAVARDKLLARYAGKTVLLVTHVTPVKTLVRLALGAPPESLFRMELSAASLSAVAYFSDGNASVRLLNDTSHLR; translated from the coding sequence GTGGCACGCACGCTGATCGTCGAGGCGGACGGCGGCTCCCGGGGCAACCCGGGGCCGGCCGGCTACGGCGCGGTCGTCCTCGACCCGGAGACCGGCGAGGCGCTGGCCGAGGCCGCCGAGTTCATCGGCACCGCGACCAACAACGTCGCCGAGTACAAGGGACTGGTGGCCGGTCTGCGGGCGGCGCACGCCCTCGACCCGCGGGCGTGCGTCCAGGTGCGGATGGACTCCAAACTCGTCGTCGAGCAGATGTCCGGGCGCTGGCAGATCAAGCACCCGGACATGAAGCCGCTGGCCGCCGAGGCCAGGTCGGTCTTCCCGCCCGGCCAGGTGACGTACGAGTGGATCCCCCGCGCGCAGAACAAGCACGCCGACCGGCTCGCCAACGAGGCGATGGACGCCGGCAAGATCGGCAAGCAGTGGGAGCCGGGCAACTCCAAGGCGGCCCTCGCCGCCACCGCCGCGCCCGCCCGTAGCGCCGCCGCCCGCGCCGCCGACGAGGCCGCCGAGTCGGCGGAGGCGGCGGACGCGGCCCCGAGTGCCCCGGCGGCCGGCTGGGGCGCCCCCGATCTCGGTCCGCCCGCGACCTTCGTCCTGCTGCGGCACGGCGAGACCGCGCTGACGCCCGAGAAGCGGTTCTCCGGCAGCGGCGGCACCGACCCCGAGCTCTCCGCCGCCGGACGCCGGCAGGCCGAGGCGACCGCCACCGCGCTCGCCGCCCGGGGCTCGGTCCAGGCCGTCGTCAGCTCACCGCTGCGGCGCTGCCGGGAGACCGCCCAGGCGGTCGCGGCCCGGCTCGGCCTGGAGGTCCGTATCGAGGAGGGCCTGCGCGAGACCGACTTCGGGGCCTGGGAGGGGCTGACCTTCGCCGAGGTGCGCGAGCGCTTCCCCGAGGACCTCGACGCCTGGCTCGGCTCCGCCAGGGTGGCGCCCACCGGAGGCGGCGAGTCCTTCGCGACGGTCGCCCGCCGGGTCGCCGTCGCCCGCGACAAGCTCCTGGCCCGGTACGCGGGCAAGACGGTGCTGCTGGTCACGCATGTGACACCGGTCAAGACGCTGGTCCGGCTGGCGCTGGGCGCCCCGCCGGAGTCGCTGTTCCGGATGGAGCTCTCCGCGGCATCGCTCTCCGCGGTCGCGTACTTCTCCG
- a CDS encoding zinc ribbon domain-containing protein translates to MNAAPADQIRLLDVQALDVRLTQLAHRRNNLPELAELQTLEADLIQQRDLLVAAQTEESDTSREQTKAEQDVDQVRQRAARDQKRLDSGAVTSPKDLESLQRELASLAKRQGDLEDVVLEVMERREAAQERVTELTARVEAIQAKVDDAATRRDAAYSEIDAERATVSKERELTVADIPADLLKLYDKIRTKEGGVGAARLYQRRCEGCRLELNITEVNDVRAAAADAVLRCENCTRILVRTPDSGL, encoded by the coding sequence CTGAACGCCGCGCCCGCCGACCAGATCCGCCTCCTCGACGTCCAGGCCCTGGACGTGAGGCTCACCCAGCTCGCCCACCGGCGCAACAACCTTCCCGAGCTGGCCGAGCTGCAGACCCTGGAGGCCGACCTCATCCAGCAGCGCGACCTGCTCGTCGCCGCGCAGACCGAGGAGAGCGACACCAGCCGCGAGCAGACCAAGGCCGAGCAGGACGTGGACCAGGTGCGCCAGCGCGCCGCCCGCGACCAGAAGCGCCTGGACTCCGGGGCCGTCACCTCCCCCAAGGACCTGGAGAGCCTCCAGCGCGAACTGGCCTCGCTGGCCAAGCGCCAGGGCGACCTGGAGGACGTCGTCCTGGAGGTCATGGAGCGCCGGGAGGCCGCCCAGGAGCGGGTCACCGAGCTCACCGCCCGGGTCGAGGCCATCCAGGCCAAGGTCGACGACGCCGCCACCCGCCGGGACGCTGCCTACTCCGAGATCGACGCCGAGCGCGCGACGGTCTCCAAGGAGCGCGAGCTGACCGTCGCCGACATCCCGGCCGATCTGCTCAAGCTCTACGACAAGATCCGCACCAAGGAGGGCGGCGTCGGCGCGGCCCGCCTCTACCAGCGCCGCTGCGAGGGCTGCCGCCTGGAGCTGAACATCACCGAGGTCAACGATGTGCGCGCGGCCGCCGCCGACGCCGTCCTGCGCTGCGAGAACTGCACCCGCATCCTCGTCCGCACGCCCGACTCGGGTCTGTAG
- a CDS encoding Nif3-like dinuclear metal center hexameric protein, translated as MPVLSEVLTALDALWPPERAEGWDAVGTVCGDPGAEVSRVLFAVDPVQEIVDEAVTLGADLLVTHHPLYLRGTTTVAASTFKGKVVHTLIKHDIALHVAHTNADTADPGVSDALAGALDLRIAGPLVPDPSDPAGRRGLGRICELPHPMTLAELAAHAAERLPATAQGIRAAGDPDREIRTLAVSGGSGDSLFDDVRAAGVDAFLTADLRHHPASEATQKSPLALLDAAHWATEWPWCEQAAAQLDAVSDRHDWGLRTHVSRTVTDPWTAHAASTRLVTPTHTTGAPR; from the coding sequence GTGCCCGTACTGTCTGAAGTCCTCACCGCGCTCGACGCCCTCTGGCCCCCCGAGCGGGCCGAAGGGTGGGACGCCGTCGGCACGGTCTGCGGAGACCCCGGCGCGGAGGTCAGCCGTGTGCTGTTCGCCGTCGACCCGGTCCAGGAGATCGTCGACGAGGCGGTGACGCTCGGCGCCGACCTCCTCGTCACCCACCACCCGCTCTATCTGCGCGGGACGACGACGGTGGCAGCCTCGACCTTCAAGGGCAAGGTCGTGCACACCCTCATCAAGCACGACATCGCCCTGCACGTCGCGCACACCAACGCCGACACCGCCGACCCCGGTGTCTCCGACGCCCTGGCCGGCGCCCTGGACCTGCGCATCGCCGGGCCCCTCGTCCCGGACCCGAGCGATCCGGCGGGCCGCCGCGGCCTCGGCCGGATCTGCGAGCTGCCGCATCCGATGACGCTGGCCGAGCTCGCCGCCCACGCCGCCGAGCGGCTGCCCGCCACCGCGCAGGGCATCCGGGCGGCCGGCGACCCGGACCGCGAGATCCGGACCCTCGCCGTCTCCGGCGGCTCCGGCGACAGCCTCTTCGATGACGTACGGGCGGCCGGTGTGGATGCGTTCCTCACCGCCGACCTGCGTCACCACCCGGCCTCCGAGGCCACCCAGAAGAGCCCGCTGGCGCTGCTCGACGCCGCCCACTGGGCCACCGAATGGCCGTGGTGCGAGCAGGCCGCGGCCCAGCTCGACGCGGTCTCCGACCGGCACGACTGGGGCCTGCGCACGCATGTCTCCCGTACGGTCACCGACCCCTGGACCGCCCACGCGGCGTCCACCCGACTCGTCACCCCGACGCACACCACAGGAGCCCCACGCTGA
- a CDS encoding 3-oxoacyl-ACP reductase, translated as MAQPLEGLTAIVTGAGRGLGRAEALELARLGAHVVVNDYGQPGRDGSGEASSAPAEDVVAEIRAAGGTAVAHLGDVADHAQARALVRLAVETYGQLDILVNNAGILRDRMVFSMTEDEWDTVIRVHLKGHFNTTHFAAVHWRERAKAAGGPVHGRIVNTSSEAFLAGSAGQPNYAAAKGGIVGLTTSTALALGKYGVTANAICPRARTRMTEDVFAGFQEPEDGTLDPLAPEHVAPLVGYLASPAAARVNGQLLVVHGGMVAIAERPRIAAKFDTAKDVFSYAELDDLLTPYYAQRPPDETFAAAEVLGLKRG; from the coding sequence ATGGCACAGCCACTGGAGGGCCTGACCGCGATCGTCACCGGTGCCGGGCGCGGTCTGGGCCGCGCCGAGGCCCTCGAACTCGCCCGTCTCGGCGCCCACGTCGTGGTCAACGACTACGGGCAGCCGGGCCGCGACGGATCCGGAGAGGCCTCCTCGGCGCCCGCCGAGGACGTCGTCGCCGAGATCCGCGCGGCGGGCGGCACCGCCGTCGCCCACCTCGGTGATGTCGCCGACCACGCCCAGGCCCGTGCACTGGTACGGCTGGCGGTCGAGACCTACGGGCAGCTCGACATCCTGGTCAACAACGCGGGCATTCTGCGCGACCGGATGGTGTTCTCGATGACCGAGGACGAGTGGGACACGGTGATCCGCGTGCACCTCAAGGGCCACTTCAACACCACCCACTTCGCCGCGGTCCACTGGCGCGAGCGCGCCAAAGCAGCCGGCGGCCCGGTGCACGGCCGGATCGTCAACACCTCCTCCGAGGCGTTCCTCGCGGGCTCGGCGGGCCAGCCCAACTACGCCGCGGCCAAGGGCGGCATCGTCGGCCTGACGACCTCCACGGCGCTGGCGCTCGGCAAATACGGTGTGACCGCCAACGCGATCTGCCCGCGCGCCCGCACCCGTATGACGGAGGACGTCTTCGCCGGCTTCCAGGAGCCCGAGGACGGCACCCTGGACCCGCTCGCGCCCGAACATGTCGCACCGCTCGTCGGCTATCTCGCCTCACCGGCCGCGGCCCGGGTCAACGGCCAGCTGCTGGTCGTCCACGGCGGCATGGTCGCCATCGCCGAACGCCCGCGGATCGCCGCCAAGTTCGACACCGCGAAGGACGTCTTCAGCTATGCGGAGCTCGATGACCTGCTGACGCCGTATTACGCACAGCGCCCGCCGGACGAGACCTTCGCGGCGGCCGAGGTACTGGGTCTCAAACGCGGCTGA
- a CDS encoding Zn-dependent alcohol dehydrogenase, whose amino-acid sequence MRAAVQHETGQDKLEVLDDIEAVGFGPGKVRIRIRATGLCHSDLSAMNGVLPQPAPFVPGHEGAGEILDVGDGVTGLTQGDRVLMCWLPACGSCPSCRRGQTHLCLAGFMNAGTPNFRRPGGDVFGFAGTGTFAEEVVVAANCAVPIPDDVPYEIAALIGCGVTTGLGAALNTAEVEAASSVAVIGCGGVGISVIQGAKACGAAQIIAVDPVPARREAALRFGATEAVAPEEFADAKARITAGEGFDYVFEVVGKSATARTAYEMTRRGGTLCVVGAGAMDDTFQVNMFELFFDEKRILPSLYGGADVLRSYERTIALWRAGRIDLEGLITHRVQLAEINDALDQMRSGTALRTCIEL is encoded by the coding sequence ATGCGCGCAGCCGTACAGCACGAGACAGGGCAGGACAAGCTCGAAGTCCTCGACGACATCGAGGCGGTGGGTTTCGGCCCCGGCAAGGTCAGGATCCGCATCCGGGCGACCGGGCTGTGCCACTCCGACCTCTCGGCGATGAACGGGGTGCTGCCGCAGCCCGCGCCCTTCGTCCCCGGTCACGAGGGCGCCGGCGAGATCCTCGACGTGGGCGACGGCGTCACCGGACTCACCCAGGGGGACCGCGTCCTGATGTGCTGGCTGCCCGCCTGCGGCAGCTGTCCGTCCTGCCGGCGCGGCCAGACCCATCTGTGCCTGGCCGGGTTCATGAACGCCGGGACGCCCAACTTCCGGCGCCCCGGCGGGGATGTCTTCGGCTTCGCCGGCACCGGCACCTTTGCCGAGGAGGTCGTGGTCGCCGCCAACTGTGCGGTCCCGATCCCGGACGACGTCCCGTACGAGATCGCCGCGCTGATCGGCTGCGGCGTCACCACCGGGCTCGGTGCCGCCCTCAACACGGCCGAGGTGGAGGCCGCTTCCTCGGTCGCGGTGATCGGCTGCGGCGGGGTCGGCATCTCCGTCATCCAGGGGGCGAAGGCCTGCGGCGCGGCCCAGATCATCGCCGTCGACCCGGTGCCCGCCCGCCGGGAGGCCGCGCTGCGCTTCGGCGCGACCGAGGCCGTCGCCCCGGAGGAGTTCGCCGACGCCAAGGCCCGGATCACCGCGGGCGAGGGCTTCGACTACGTCTTCGAGGTGGTCGGCAAGTCCGCCACCGCCCGTACCGCCTACGAGATGACCCGGCGCGGCGGCACCCTGTGCGTGGTCGGCGCGGGCGCCATGGACGACACCTTCCAGGTCAATATGTTCGAGCTGTTCTTCGACGAGAAGCGGATCCTGCCGTCCCTGTACGGCGGCGCGGATGTGCTGCGCTCCTACGAGCGGACCATCGCCCTGTGGCGGGCCGGCCGGATCGACCTGGAAGGCCTGATCACCCATCGCGTCCAGCTCGCCGAGATCAATGACGCGCTCGACCAGATGCGCTCCGGCACCGCGCTGCGCACCTGCATAGAGCTCTGA
- a CDS encoding MaoC/PaaZ C-terminal domain-containing protein codes for MPIDAAKATSAEPRTTELAWDHKDVQLYHLGIGAGAATPEKAHPATDPDELRYTLESALHVLPSFATVAGGGMALAGGLSAPGIDVDLAAVLHGGQTVTVHRALPVGGRATQTSTVPAVYDKGKAAVIVLRSEVADDEGPLWTCDTQIFVRGEGGFGGERGPSARLELPDRAPDLSTERVIRPDQALLYRLSGDWNPLHADPEFAKLAGFDRPILHGLCTYGVTLKAVVDTVLGGEVARVRSYTTRFAGVVFPGETLRLRLWQEPGRVLVSVTAADRDEAPVLADTVVEHS; via the coding sequence ATGCCCATCGACGCCGCCAAGGCCACCTCCGCCGAGCCGCGGACCACCGAACTCGCCTGGGACCACAAGGACGTCCAGCTCTACCACCTCGGCATCGGCGCAGGCGCGGCCACTCCGGAGAAAGCGCACCCCGCCACCGACCCGGACGAACTGCGCTACACCCTGGAGAGCGCGCTGCACGTCCTGCCCAGCTTCGCCACCGTCGCCGGCGGTGGTATGGCGCTCGCCGGCGGGCTCTCCGCACCCGGCATCGACGTGGACCTCGCCGCGGTTCTGCACGGCGGCCAGACCGTCACCGTGCACCGCGCCCTCCCGGTGGGCGGCCGGGCCACCCAGACCTCGACCGTCCCCGCCGTGTACGACAAGGGCAAGGCCGCCGTCATCGTGCTGCGCTCCGAAGTGGCCGACGACGAAGGTCCCCTGTGGACCTGCGACACCCAGATCTTCGTCCGCGGCGAGGGCGGCTTCGGCGGCGAACGCGGCCCCTCCGCCCGCCTCGAACTCCCCGACCGCGCCCCCGATCTGAGCACCGAACGCGTCATCCGCCCGGACCAGGCGCTGCTCTACCGCCTCTCCGGTGACTGGAATCCGCTGCACGCCGACCCCGAGTTCGCCAAGCTCGCCGGCTTCGACCGGCCGATCCTGCACGGGCTGTGCACCTACGGGGTCACGCTCAAGGCCGTCGTCGACACGGTGCTCGGCGGCGAGGTCGCCCGGGTGCGGTCCTACACGACCCGCTTCGCCGGTGTGGTCTTCCCCGGGGAGACGCTGCGCCTCCGTTTGTGGCAGGAGCCCGGCCGGGTCCTGGTGTCGGTCACCGCGGCCGACCGGGACGAGGCGCCGGTGCTGGCCGACACCGTGGTGGAGCACAGCTGA
- a CDS encoding ABC transporter ATP-binding protein, whose translation MAGTTRPGSTAERARGTAAVGFSGVTRSYGAVRAVDGLDLEIAAGGTVALLGRNGAGKSTTLNMLLGLLPPSTGTVRLFGGTPESAVLAGRVGAMLQDGKAIPRVTVRELITFVAATYPHPMDVTEALELAGLDEFGGRRVDRLSGGQAQRVRFAVALAGNPELLVLDEPTAALDVEARRAFWRSMRAYARRGHTVLFSTHYLEEADEHADRIVVIDRGRVVADGSGDAIKRRAGGAQVSFDLAGAATGPLSGLPGVSAVEVRGDRARLRTADSDATVLALAGLGLVRGLQVSPASLEDAFLALTSAETTPGAPAHTAGARPVKESA comes from the coding sequence ATGGCAGGGACGACAAGGCCCGGCAGCACGGCGGAGAGGGCGCGCGGCACCGCGGCGGTGGGATTCTCCGGGGTGACCCGGAGTTATGGCGCGGTGCGGGCCGTGGACGGACTGGACCTGGAGATCGCGGCGGGCGGGACGGTGGCACTGCTGGGGCGCAACGGCGCGGGCAAGTCCACCACCCTCAATATGCTGCTGGGGCTGCTGCCGCCCAGCACGGGGACGGTCCGGCTGTTCGGCGGCACACCGGAGTCGGCGGTGCTCGCGGGCCGGGTGGGCGCCATGCTCCAGGACGGCAAGGCCATCCCGCGGGTCACGGTCCGCGAACTGATCACCTTCGTCGCCGCCACCTACCCGCACCCCATGGACGTCACCGAGGCCCTGGAGCTGGCGGGCCTCGACGAGTTCGGCGGGCGGCGGGTGGACCGGCTGTCCGGCGGGCAGGCCCAGCGGGTCCGCTTCGCGGTGGCGCTGGCCGGCAACCCCGAGCTGCTGGTGCTCGACGAGCCGACCGCGGCACTGGACGTGGAGGCGCGCCGCGCCTTCTGGCGCTCGATGCGCGCCTATGCCCGCCGCGGCCACACCGTGCTGTTCTCCACCCACTATCTGGAGGAGGCCGACGAGCACGCCGACCGGATCGTGGTGATCGACCGCGGCCGGGTGGTCGCCGACGGCAGCGGCGACGCCATAAAGCGGCGGGCCGGCGGCGCACAGGTCTCCTTCGACCTCGCGGGCGCCGCCACCGGGCCGCTGTCCGGGCTGCCCGGCGTGAGCGCCGTGGAGGTGCGCGGCGACCGCGCGCGGCTGCGGACGGCGGACTCCGACGCCACGGTCCTGGCGCTCGCCGGGCTCGGGCTCGTCCGCGGACTACAGGTCAGCCCCGCCAGCCTGGAGGACGCGTTCCTCGCGCTCACCTCCGCCGAAACCACCCCCGGCGCCCCGGCACACACCGCCGGCGCCCGGCCCGTGAAGGAGAGCGCGTGA
- a CDS encoding ABC transporter permease, with translation MLDYVRLEVRRTLRDRGFVIFGIGMPVLMYVLMTNIGVGPGGADPEWKIASMVGMAAYGALGSAVGTGTGVAEDKQLGWLRQLRITPLSPLRVVVGRGLTGSVTVLPALTAVLLVGALVNGVRMPAWQWAALAGLLWIGTMPFTLLGLGNGYRLSAQSTGVVNTGCVLLLSIIGGLWFPPVLFPDWLRSLSGWTPGNRFAELGRSVTHGSAPDLASVAVLAFWLALFGGYAVYAYRRAARTV, from the coding sequence ATGCTCGACTACGTCCGTCTCGAAGTCCGCCGCACCCTCCGTGACCGGGGCTTTGTCATCTTCGGTATCGGGATGCCGGTGCTGATGTATGTGCTGATGACCAATATCGGCGTGGGTCCGGGCGGCGCCGACCCGGAGTGGAAGATCGCTTCGATGGTCGGCATGGCCGCGTACGGCGCGCTGGGTTCGGCGGTCGGCACGGGCACCGGCGTCGCCGAGGACAAGCAGCTGGGCTGGCTGCGCCAGCTGCGCATCACCCCGCTGAGCCCCCTCCGGGTGGTGGTGGGCCGCGGGCTGACCGGCTCGGTGACGGTGCTGCCGGCCCTCACCGCCGTACTGCTGGTGGGTGCCCTGGTCAATGGCGTCCGGATGCCGGCCTGGCAGTGGGCCGCGCTGGCCGGGCTGCTGTGGATCGGCACCATGCCCTTCACGCTGCTCGGCCTGGGCAACGGCTACCGCTTGTCCGCGCAGTCCACCGGCGTGGTCAACACGGGCTGTGTGCTGCTGCTGTCGATCATCGGCGGTCTGTGGTTCCCGCCCGTGTTGTTCCCCGACTGGCTCCGCTCGCTGTCCGGGTGGACGCCCGGCAACCGCTTCGCGGAGCTCGGCCGGAGCGTCACCCACGGCAGCGCACCGGACCTGGCCTCAGTAGCGGTACTGGCCTTCTGGCTGGCACTCTTCGGCGGATACGCGGTGTACGCGTACCGTCGGGCCGCACGCACGGTGTGA
- a CDS encoding sensor histidine kinase codes for MAQTWEATVQHTEQRTAGEKNPGGADGSESCRPGRRGRQPGQGPGKYAFLPWLLMGLGAFSNVIQGKSGNPWLAGLGLLAFNSLYISVIWASFNPRLRDSRRPVYALGMLTAVTFAVAIGFGGNWFLFFPLLSLASGTVRALRGKKLALWLITLSGAAGYLTGWHDDDPWGAFGIGYGTFLSGMVTATVLSLFDTIQELNTTRQELARSAVEKERLRFSRDLHDLLGHTLSVVVVKAEAVRRLAPRDLDAALAQATDIEAVGRQALTEIREAVSGYREGSLTTELDRARSALEAAGIEPVVRQAGPPLPPQAGALLGWVVREGVTNTVRHSGATRCEIAVHADQERVRLTITDDGRGPLSSGAAAAPGLSWLRDLAPGRGGDGGGEKGAGGTFGSRGAEGGKTYGGRGADDGWETNGGRGAGDGQETEVGREAYGIPGTDGSGGASPADGIGGDGGPALPGRSGTVGGTGLKGLAERLAAAGGTLHSGADGRHGFRVTAELPVGTGDGADTEEWTK; via the coding sequence ATGGCGCAGACCTGGGAAGCGACAGTGCAGCACACGGAACAACGGACCGCGGGCGAGAAGAACCCCGGCGGCGCGGACGGCAGCGAGTCATGCCGTCCCGGGCGGCGGGGCCGGCAGCCGGGCCAGGGGCCGGGCAAGTACGCCTTCCTGCCCTGGCTGCTGATGGGCCTGGGCGCCTTCTCCAACGTCATCCAGGGGAAGTCGGGCAACCCCTGGCTGGCCGGTCTCGGGCTGCTCGCCTTCAACTCCCTCTACATCAGCGTGATCTGGGCGTCCTTCAACCCGCGGCTGCGGGACTCCCGCCGCCCCGTGTACGCCCTGGGGATGCTGACCGCCGTCACCTTCGCCGTCGCGATCGGGTTCGGCGGCAACTGGTTCCTGTTCTTCCCGCTGCTGTCGCTGGCCTCCGGCACGGTCCGTGCGCTGCGCGGCAAGAAGCTCGCGCTCTGGCTGATCACGCTCAGCGGCGCGGCGGGCTATCTGACCGGCTGGCACGACGACGACCCGTGGGGCGCGTTCGGCATCGGCTACGGCACCTTCCTGTCCGGCATGGTGACGGCCACGGTCCTCAGCCTGTTCGACACCATCCAGGAGCTGAACACCACCCGCCAGGAACTGGCCCGCAGCGCCGTCGAGAAGGAGCGGCTGCGCTTCTCCCGCGATCTGCACGACCTGCTGGGGCACACCCTGTCCGTAGTGGTCGTCAAGGCCGAGGCGGTCCGCCGGCTCGCCCCCCGCGATCTGGACGCGGCGCTCGCCCAGGCCACCGATATCGAGGCGGTCGGCCGGCAGGCACTGACCGAGATCCGCGAGGCCGTCAGCGGCTACCGCGAGGGCAGTCTGACCACCGAGCTGGACCGGGCCCGTTCCGCACTGGAGGCAGCCGGCATCGAGCCCGTCGTACGGCAGGCCGGGCCGCCGCTGCCCCCACAGGCCGGCGCCCTGCTGGGCTGGGTCGTCCGCGAGGGCGTCACCAACACCGTCCGGCACAGCGGCGCCACCCGCTGCGAGATCGCGGTCCACGCCGACCAGGAACGGGTACGGCTGACGATCACGGACGACGGCCGCGGCCCCCTGAGCTCCGGCGCTGCTGCGGCCCCCGGCCTGAGCTGGCTCCGCGACCTTGCCCCCGGCCGCGGCGGCGACGGGGGCGGGGAGAAGGGCGCCGGAGGGACGTTTGGCAGCCGGGGCGCGGAGGGCGGGAAGACGTACGGCGGCCGGGGCGCGGACGACGGCTGGGAGACGAACGGCGGCCGGGGCGCGGGCGACGGCCAGGAGACGGAGGTCGGCCGGGAAGCGTACGGCATACCCGGGACGGACGGCAGCGGCGGCGCGTCCCCCGCGGACGGCATCGGTGGCGACGGCGGCCCGGCGCTGCCCGGACGGTCGGGGACGGTGGGTGGTACCGGGCTGAAGGGGCTGGCCGAGCGCCTGGCCGCGGCCGGCGGCACACTGCACAGTGGCGCGGACGGCCGGCACGGCTTCCGGGTCACGGCCGAGCTCCCGGTCGGCACGGGCGACGGGGCGGATACGGAGGAGTGGACCAAGTGA
- a CDS encoding response regulator transcription factor has protein sequence MIKVLLAEDQGMMRGALALLLDLEADMQVVAQVAAGDRIVAAALDARPDIALLDIELPGRSGLDAAAELREQLPACKVLIVTTFGRPGYLRRAMEAGASGFLVKDGPVEELAAAIRRVLAGERVIDPGLAAAALSAGPNPLTQRERDVLTAAVDGATVADIAGRLHLSQATVRNYLSAAIGKTGTRNRMEAVRAARQNGWL, from the coding sequence GTGATCAAGGTCCTGCTGGCGGAGGACCAGGGAATGATGCGGGGCGCGCTCGCGCTGCTGCTCGACCTGGAAGCGGATATGCAGGTCGTGGCACAGGTCGCGGCGGGCGACCGGATCGTCGCCGCCGCCCTGGACGCCCGCCCCGATATCGCCCTCCTGGACATCGAACTGCCCGGCCGCAGCGGTCTGGACGCCGCGGCCGAGCTTCGCGAACAGCTGCCGGCCTGCAAGGTGCTGATCGTGACGACCTTCGGCCGCCCCGGCTATCTGCGCCGCGCCATGGAGGCCGGAGCGTCCGGTTTCCTGGTGAAGGACGGCCCGGTGGAGGAACTCGCGGCGGCGATCCGCCGGGTGCTGGCGGGCGAGCGGGTCATCGACCCCGGCCTCGCCGCGGCGGCCCTGAGCGCCGGCCCCAATCCGCTGACCCAGCGGGAGCGCGATGTCCTCACCGCCGCCGTGGACGGCGCCACGGTCGCCGATATCGCCGGCCGGCTCCACCTCTCCCAGGCCACCGTCCGCAACTACCTCTCCGCGGCCATCGGCAAAACCGGCACCCGCAACCGCATGGAAGCGGTACGGGCGGCACGGCAGAACGGCTGGTTGTAG